Proteins encoded within one genomic window of Methanosarcina barkeri str. Wiesmoor:
- a CDS encoding PIG-L deacetylase family protein has product MIVEPSPKPRKILVLGAHPDDIEIACGGSIAELSDAGHTIMSLIVSKGERGGNSSSRLIEATKGAEFLGINKVEIMDFPDTRLDQFILEISKQIEIIVNELKPDMVFTHSIHDIHQDHRAVHDATLRACRNLSTILCYESPSTTQDFQPNVFINIKQYIDIKIESIQEHKDQNKKKYVQPKQVYGKAIFRGAQAKLEEAEGFEAIRINLQI; this is encoded by the coding sequence TTGATAGTTGAACCGAGTCCAAAACCGAGGAAAATTTTGGTGCTTGGAGCTCATCCAGATGACATAGAGATCGCCTGTGGAGGATCTATCGCAGAGCTTTCCGATGCAGGGCACACTATAATGAGCTTGATCGTAAGCAAAGGGGAACGTGGGGGTAATAGTTCATCTAGGCTTATAGAAGCAACGAAAGGCGCTGAATTCTTAGGCATAAATAAGGTCGAAATTATGGATTTTCCTGATACTAGACTGGATCAGTTCATCTTGGAGATTAGCAAACAAATCGAAATAATCGTAAACGAGTTGAAACCGGATATGGTATTTACACACTCAATTCACGATATACATCAGGATCATAGAGCGGTTCACGATGCAACACTGCGTGCTTGCCGCAATCTGAGTACTATATTATGCTATGAAAGCCCTTCTACTACCCAGGACTTCCAACCAAATGTTTTTATAAATATCAAACAGTATATAGATATTAAAATAGAAAGTATCCAGGAACATAAAGATCAAAACAAAAAGAAATATGTACAGCCAAAGCAGGTTTATGGAAAAGCCATCTTCCGAGGTGCTCAAGCAAAATTGGAAGAAGCAGAAGGCTTTGAGGCGATTCGGATTAATTTACAAATTTAA
- a CDS encoding integrase — MKEKYPVSGFTRDKEAIYVNGIRIFVPVEYDKFKAGIPKKRHKTLFELSTITGMRYAEIQRLYDHPEWYSESRNQIRLNEDAQKKVKRKAKERTIDLLPSTFPYILDQFFNWPAPPDIDTWNQDLKRWAVKTDFNPFGISAKTTRKSIESWMLSSGVPPFKVYQRQGHDPQTSLYHYQGLSFTDIEMHQIKKRLMEWGILRTDS, encoded by the coding sequence ATGAAAGAAAAGTATCCGGTTTCAGGATTTACAAGGGACAAAGAAGCCATTTATGTAAATGGAATCCGTATCTTTGTTCCTGTAGAATATGATAAGTTTAAGGCAGGAATTCCAAAAAAGAGACATAAAACTCTTTTTGAGCTATCAACAATAACTGGCATGAGGTATGCTGAAATTCAAAGGCTATATGATCATCCTGAATGGTACTCTGAGAGCAGGAACCAAATTCGTCTTAATGAAGATGCACAGAAGAAAGTGAAACGAAAAGCGAAGGAGAGAACCATTGATTTGTTACCCTCAACTTTTCCCTATATTCTTGATCAATTTTTTAACTGGCCCGCTCCTCCAGATATTGACACCTGGAACCAAGACCTTAAAAGATGGGCTGTTAAAACTGATTTTAATCCATTTGGAATCTCAGCAAAAACTACAAGAAAAAGTATTGAATCTTGGATGCTAAGTTCAGGAGTACCGCCTTTTAAAGTTTACCAAAGACAGGGACACGATCCTCAGACATCTCTTTATCATTATCAAGGACTCAGCTTTACAGATATAGAGATGCACCAGATCAAAAAAAGATTAATGGAATGGGGTATTCTTAGAACAGATAGCTAA